A stretch of the Triplophysa dalaica isolate WHDGS20190420 chromosome 19, ASM1584641v1, whole genome shotgun sequence genome encodes the following:
- the clk4b gene encoding dual specificity protein kinase CLK4b isoform X3, with protein MSEVEVLEQINTLDCDKKFGFVRMLNWFDHHGHICIVFELLGLSTYDFLKENGFLPFSVEQIRPMAYQIFKAVHFLHQNKLTHTDLKPENILFVDSTCNIEYNFKMKRDERTLKKLDVKVVDFGNATYDHEHHTSVVSTRHYRSPEVILELGWNQACDVWSLGCILIEFYLGLTLFQTHDSKEHLAMMERVLGPIPTQLLQKTRRRRYVHHDKLDWDEHSSAGRYVRKHCKPLRQYMSSKTPEHELLFDLLQKMMEYDASKRITLDQAIAHPFFNPLRKERRK; from the exons ATGTCAGAAGTCGAAGTGCTTGAGCAGATAAACACGCTTGACTGTGACAAGAAATT TGGCTTTGTTCGGATGCTAAACTGGTTTGATCACCACGGCCACATCTGCATAGTATTTGAGCTGCTCGGACTAAGCACATATGACTTCCTTAAGGAGAATGGATTTTTGCCCTTCTCAGTGGAACAGATCAGACCCATGGCATATCAGATCTTTAAAGCGGTCCACT TTCTGCATCAAAACAAGCTGACACACACCGACCTCAAGCCTGAAAACATTCTTTTTGTGGACTCCACCTGCAACATTGAATATAACTTCAAGATG AAGCGAGATGAGAGGACCTTAAAGAAGTTGGATGTAAAAGTGGTGGACTTTGGCAATGCTACATATGATCATGAGCATCACACATCTGTGGTGTCAACTCGTCATTACAGATCTCCAGAGGTTATATTAG AACTTGGTTGGAACCAGGCATGTGACGTGTGGAGTTTGGGCTGTATCCTGATTGAGTTTTATCTGGGATTAACGTTGTTTCAG ACTCATGACAGTAAGGAGCATCTGGCCATGATGGAGAGGGTTCTAGGCCCCATTCCTACACAACTTCTCCAGAAAACTAG AAGGCGGCGTTATGTGCATCATGATAAACTGGACTGGGATGAACATAGCTCAGCTGGGAGATATGTGAGGAAACACTGTAAACCTCTTAGG CAATACATGTCTAGTAAAACCCCGGAGCATGAGCTGCTGTTTGACCTGCTTCAGAAGATGATGGAGTATGATGCATCCAAACGTATTACACTGGATCAGGCCATTGCACATCCATTCTTCAATCCTTTAAGaaaggagaggagaaagtga